The Impatiens glandulifera chromosome 3, dImpGla2.1, whole genome shotgun sequence genome contains a region encoding:
- the LOC124929458 gene encoding ABC transporter G family member 6-like, with amino-acid sequence MLGRRPDSHPTMELPSISISPTLGQLLKSVGDVRKQAAGSASGGETPDHQVFDVIDRAVDLRPLPFVLSFTNLTYSVKVRRKMDVRRCINRSPASGTKLLLDNVSGEARDGEILAVLGASGSGKSTLIDALANRIAKDSLRGTVTLNGEPLESRLLKAISAYVMQDDLLFPMLTVEETLTFAAEFRLPRSLSKSKKKLRVQALIDQLGLRNAAKTIIGDEGHRGVSGGERRRVSIGIDIIHDPIILFLDEPTSGLDSTSAFMVVKVLQRIAQTGSIVIMSIHQPSYRIFSLLDRMIFLSRGQTAYSGSPAQLPLFFAEFGYPIPENENRTEFALDLIRELEGSPGGTKQLVDYTKSWSTAKRVQSPDPFFNGGLGPQSLKETISASISRGKLVSGAGAARSSGSGTSSIVPTFANPMWTELLVLSNRSIKNSRRQPELFGIRLGAVLITGFILATMFWKLDNSPKGVQERLGFIAFAMSTTFYTCADALPVFLHERYIFMRETAHNAYRRSSYVIAHSLTAIPALVILSLAFSSCTFFAVGLDGGFSGFLFYFLIILAAFWAGSSFVTFLSGIVPHVMLGYTIVVAILAYFLLFSGFFITRDRIPGYWIWFHYISLVKYPYEAVLQNEFEDPTKCFVRGIQIFDNTPLGSVPIELKTRLLKTMSSTLGVNITSTTCVTRGLDILQQQGITDLSKWNCLWVTVAWGFFFRILFYFSLLMGSKNKRS; translated from the coding sequence ATGTTGGGTCGAAGACCCGATTCTCACCCGACCATGGAACTACCCTCCATATCCATTTCACCCACCTTGGGCCAGCTACTCAAGAGCGTCGGAGACGTTAGAAAACAGGCCGCCGGCAGTGCCAGTGGCGGTGAGACGCCGGATCATCAGGTTTTCGATGTTATCGATCGTGCCGTCGATCTACGTCCTCTTCCATTCGTTCTCTCTTTCACTAATCTCACCTATAGCGTCAAGGTTCGCCGCAAGATGGATGTCCGCCGTTGTATTAACCGTTCGCCGGCATCCGGAACAAAATTACTTCTTGATAACGTATCAGGGGAGGCCCGCGACGGCGAGATTCTCGCCGTCCTTGGAGCTAGTGGTTCAGGAAAATCGACTTTGATCGATGCATTGGCTAATCGAATTGCGAAAGATAGTTTGAGAGGGACGGTTACTCTTAACGGAGAGCCTCTTGAATCTCGTCTTCTCAAAGCAATCTCGGCTTATGTCATGCAAGATGATCTCCTCTTTCCAATGCTCACTGTCGAAGAAACCCTAACATTCGCCGCCGAGTTTCGTCTTCCTCGTTCTCTATCGAAAAGTAAGAAGAAGCTCCGTGTTCAAGCACTCATCGATCAGTTGGGTCTGAGAAACGCTGCGAAAACTATCATCGGAGATGAAGGCCATCGTGGTGTTTCCGGCGGCGAGCGCCGTCGTGTGTCAATCGGAATCGATATAATTCACGATCCAATAATTCTGTTCCTAGATGAACCGACTTCAGGACTTGACTCTACCAGTGCTTTCATGGTGGTTAAGGTTTTACAGAGAATCGCCCAAACCGGAAGTATTGTCATCATGTCGATTCACCAGCCAAGTTACAGAATTTTCAGTTTACTGGACCGGATGATTTTCCTATCCCGCGGCCAGACCGCTTACAGCGGCTCCCCTGCTCAACTTCCCCTGTTTTTCGCGGAATTCGGTTATCCAATACCCGAAaacgaaaaccgaaccgaattcgccTTGGATTTAATCCGCGAACTCGAGGGTTCCCCTGGTGGAACTAAACAACTCGTTGACTACACCAAATCATGGAGCACTGCAAAACGGGTACAAAGCCCTGACCCGTTTTTCAACGGCGGTCTTGGCCCACAGTCATTGAAGGAAACCATCAGCGCCAGTATTTCCCGAGGAAAGCTGGTATCGGGTGCAGGAGCAGCCCGATCATCAGGATCGGGCACCTCCTCTATCGTCCCCACCTTTGCGAATCCAATGTGGACAGAACTGTTAGTTCTGTCAAACCGGTCCATCAAGAACTCGCGTCGCCAGCCGGAGCTGTTCGGTATCCGGCTCGGCGCAGTTCTGATAACCGGTTTCATCCTAGCCACCATGTTTTGGAAACTCGACAACTCACCGAAAGGCGTTCAAGAACGCCTCGGTTTCATCGCGTTCGCGATGTCAACCACGTTCTACACCTGTGCAGACGCCCTCCCTGTTTTCCTCCACGAACGTTACATCTTCATGCGAGAAACCGCCCACAACGCGTACCGGCGTTCATCCTACGTAATCGCCCATTCCCTAACCGCAATCCCGGCTCTGGTAATCCTCTCGCTCGCCTTCTCAAGCTGCACATTCTTCGCAGTCGGACTCGACGGAGGGTTCTCCGGTTTCCTTTTCTACTTCCTGATCATACTAGCCGCGTTCTGGGCCGGAAGCTCGTTCGTGACCTTCCTCTCCGGCATAGTCCCACACGTAATGCTGGGTTACACGATAGTGGTCGCGATCCTGGCATATTTCCTACTTTTCAGCGGGTTCTTCATAACCCGGGACAGAATACCCGGTTACTGGATTTGGTTTCATTACATATCTCTGGTGAAATACCCGTATGAAGCGGTTTTGCAGAACGAGTTTGAAGATCCGACAAAGTGTTTCGTAAGGGGAATTCAGATATTCGACAACACGCCATTGGGAAGCGTACCGATTGAGTTGAAAACGAGGCTGTTGAAGACGATGAGCAGTACGCTGGGGGTGAACATAACTAGCACGACGTGCGTGACCAGGGGATTGGATATACTGCAGCAACAGGGGATTACGGATTTGAGTAAATGGAATTGCTTGTGGGTTACCGTTGCATGGGGTTTCTTTTTCAGGATTCTGTTTTACTTTTCTTTACTCATGGGGAGCAAGAACAAGAGAAGctaa
- the LOC124929497 gene encoding TBC1 domain family member 8B-like — MKVKSSGTAAVLFPPLVTFEQKRDAYGFAVRPQHVQRYREYATIYKEEEEERSDRWGNFLERQEDPATGLQEGKVQNAVEQVASMQTKGTNMEKGVEANGICEKKTSDGELVEDVSKADMKTHRVQIWTDIRPSLLTIEDIMSVRVKKINIANEEQHNVFENPLPPISEAKSMKGASEEDSEDEFYDVEKSDSNQDSPSSDSLYARSQGAADGFHSPQYLSPWREELECLIQGGVPMSLRGELWQTFVGVKTRRVEKYYQDLLVPESKPINCVEHAEADHDKMSTIESTPMPEKWKCQIEKDLPRTFPGHPALDEDGRNALRRLLTAYARHNPSVGYCQAMNFFAGLLLLLMPEENAFWTLMGIIDDYFEGYYSEEMIESQVDQLVLEELVRERFPKLVHHLDYLGVQIAWVTGPWFLSIFMNVLPWECVLRIWDVLLFEGNRVILFRITLALMELYGPALVTTKDAGDAVTLLQSMAGSTFDSSQLVLTACMGYQNVNESRLNELRNNHRPAVRATLEERSKGLQAWRDSQGLASKLYSFKHNPGSLMIETKETDLLSDKDTSGINHTVTGNSDINSVPDLQEQVMSLKIELHKFLEEKRSAVLRAEELETALMEMVKQDNRRQLSAKVELLEREVVALRQALVDKQEQENAMLQVLMRVEQEQRVTEDARIYAEQEATSQKYAAQVLQEKYEEVTARLSEMEERVVMAESMLEATLQYQSGQSKALPSPRSMQQETSTIRSSQEFEPVRKISLLSRPFGLSWRDKTKEKATDNAEDLPEGESSSPVITQKKKVDSNDVQANE, encoded by the exons ATGAAGGTCAAATCAAGTGGAACAGCGGCGGTTTTATTCCCACCTCTCGTTACTTTTGAGCAAAAGAG GGATGCTTATGGTTTTGCTGTGAGACCTCAACATGTACAAAGATACCGTGAATATGCTACTATATACAAG gaggaggaggaggaacggTCAGACAGGTGGGGGAACTTTTTGGAGAGACAAGAAGATCCTGCTACTGGATTACAAGAAGGCAAAGTTCAAAATGCTGTAGAGCAGGTAGCCTCTATGCAGACAAAAGGTACCAACATGGAGAAGGGTGTTGAAGCAAATGGTATATGCGAGAAGAAAACATCTGACGGTGAACTGGTTGAAGATGTATCCAAGGCAGATATGAAAACACACAGGGTTCAAATTTGGACTGATATTAGACCATCCCTTCTTACTATTGAGGATATAATGAGTGTTCGtgtaaaaaagattaatatagcTAATGAAGAGCAACATAACGTGTTTGAGAATCCACTTCCACCTATTTCAGAGGCTAAATCAATGAAGGGAGCTTCTGAAGAGGACTCTGAAGATGAATTCTATGATGTGGAGAAATCAGATTCAAATCAGGATTCACCATCAAGTGATAGTTTATATGCCCGTTCTCAAGGTGCTGCTGATGGTTTTCATTCTCCACAATATTTATCTCCATGGAGAGAAGAGTTAGAATGTCTTATTCAAGGGGGTGTTCCCATGTCTCTTAGGGGAGAG cTTTGGCAAACATTTGTGGGGGTGAAAACTCGTAGGGTAGAGAAGTATTATCAGGATTTGTTGGTTCCAGAAAGTAAACCAATCAATTGTGTAGAGCATGCAGAGGCAGATCATGACAAGATGTCTACCATAGAGTCCACACCAATGCCTGAAAAATGGAAGTGCCAGATTGAGAAG GATTTGCCTCGAACTTTCCCAGGCCATCCCGCTCTTGACGAGGACGGTAGAAATGCTCTAAGACGTTTACTTACAGCATATGCTCGACATAATCCTTCTGTTGGATATTGCCAG GCCATGAATTTTTTTGCTGGCTTACTACTTCTTCTCATGCCCGAGGAAAATGCTTTTTG GACTTTAATGGGCATTATAGATGATTATTTTGAAGGTTATTATTCAGAGGAAATGATAGAATCTCAG GTTGATCAGCTTGTCTTGGAGGAGTTGGTGCGTGAAAGGTTTCCAAAATTGG TTCATCATCTTGATTACCTTGGCGTCCAAATTGCATGGGTTACTGGACCATGGTTTCTGTCCATCTTTATGAACGTGCTCCCATGGGAATGTG TGCTTAGAATTTGGGATGTGCTTCTCTTTGAGGGAAACCGTGTCATACTATTTAGAATTACACTTGCTCTGATGGAGTTATACG GACCAGCGCTTGTTACAACCAAGGATGCAGGGGATGCAGTAACCTTGCTGCAATCAATGGCCGGCTCCACATTTGATAGTAGCCAACTTGTTCTGACAGCTTGTATGGGTTACCAAAATGTTAATGAATCAAGATTAAATGAATTGAGAAACAACCACAGGCCAGCAGTTAGAGCTACTCTGGAGGAAAGATCTAAAGGACTTCAAGCATGGAGAGATTCCCAGGGTTTGGCATCGAAGTTATATAGCTTCAAGCATAATCCAGGATCACTGATGATAGAAACCAAGGAAACAGATTTGTTGAGTGACAAAGACACAAGTGGCATAAATCATACTGTGACAGGCAATTCAGACATAAACTCTGTTCCAGATCTTCAAGAGCAG GTGATGTCATTGAAGATTGAATTACACAAGTTTCTAGAGGAGAAGCGATCTGCGGTTCTCAG AGCCGAGGAGTTGGAGACAGCACTGATGGAGATGGTGAAGCAAGATAATCGACGACAACTCAGTGCTAAG GTTGAATTGTTGGAGAGAGAGGTTGTTGCACTCCGTCAGGCCCTAGTGGATAAGCAGGAGCAGGAAAATGCCATGCTTCAG GTATTGATGCGTGTTGAACAAGAACAAAGAGTAACAGAGGATGCACGGATATATGCAGAGCAAGAAGCCACGTCTCAAAAATATGCTGCTCAAGTGCTTCAG GAAAAATATGAAGAAGTGACTGCTAGACTTAGTGAAATGGAAGAGCGCGTGGTAATGGCAGAATCCATGTTAGAGGCTACATTACAGTACCAATCTGGCCAAAGCAAAGCTCTGCCTTCCCCACG ATCGATGCAGCAAGAAACATCTACGATTCGCAGCAGTCAAGAGTTTGAGCCAGTGAGAAAGATAAGCCTGCTGTCTAGACCGTTTGGACTTAGCTGGCGTGACAAGACCAAG GAAAAGGCCACTGATAATGCTGAAGACTTGCCCGAAGGCGAAAGCTCGAGTCCGGTTATTACCCAGAAGAAGAAAGTGGACAGTAATGATGTTCAAGCCAATGAGTAG